A single region of the Malus sylvestris chromosome 8, drMalSylv7.2, whole genome shotgun sequence genome encodes:
- the LOC126633307 gene encoding uncharacterized protein LOC126633307 — protein MSGPSDRRFDLNLVEEAAPPSPDNIWRPSFVSPTGPLTVGDSMMKNDMTAAVVARNLLTPKDNRLLSKRSDELAVKDSLALSVQCAGSVSNMVQRLFARTRQVESLAAEVMSLKQEIRGLKHENKQLHRLAHDYATNMKRKLDQMKESDGQVLLDHQRFVGLFQRHLLPSSSGAVPRNEAPNDQPLMPPPSRVLSSTEAPNDPPPVPSLSVALPTAETSPKQPL, from the exons atgtctggcccctctgaccgtcgttttgacttgaaccttgttgaagaggcagccccgccttctccagacaacatatggcgcccatccttcgtctcccctactggtcctcttaccgttggggattccatgatgaagaatgatatgaccgctgcggtggtggccaggaaccttctcactcccaaagataacagactactttccaaacggtctgatgagttagctgttaaggattcgctggctctcagtgttcagtgtgcag gttctgtgtctaatatggtccaacgcctatttgctcgaacccgccaagttgaatcattggcggctgaagtgatgagtctcaaacaggagattagagggctcaagcatgagaataaacagttgcaccggctcgcacatgactatgctacaaacatgaagaggaagcttgaccagatgaaggaatctgatggtcaggttttacttgatcatcagagatttgtgggtttgttccaaaggcatttattgccttcgtcttctggggctgtaccgcgtaatgaagctccaaatgatcaacctctgatgcctcctccttctagggttctgtccagtactgaggctccgaatgatccccctccggtgccttctctttctgtggctctaccgactgctgagacttctcctaagcaacctttgtga
- the LOC126633308 gene encoding 60S ribosomal protein L37-3-like, protein MGKGTGSFGKRRNKTHTLCVRCGRRSFHLQKSRCSACAYPAARLRKYNWSEKALRRKTTGTGRMRYLRNVPRRFKSGFLEGTQAAPRSKGSAAASS, encoded by the exons ATG GGCAAAGGAACAGGAAGTTTCGGAAAGAGGAGGAACAAGACCCACACTCTCTGTGTGCGGTGCGGCCGCCGCAGCTTCCACCTCCAGAAGAGCCGCTGCTCCGCCTGCGCCTACCCTGCTGCCCGTCTCAGAAAAT ATAACTGGAGTGAGAAGGCGCTGCGCCGAAAGACTACCGGAACTGGGCGGATGAGGTACCTGAGGAATGTGCCGAGGAGGTTCAAGAGCGGCTTCCTTGAAGGTACACAGGCTGCTCCAAGGAGCAAGGGATCTGCTGCCGCTTCCTCATAA
- the LOC126633300 gene encoding beta-adaptin-like protein A — MAPPAQAQRSSSPSQPSGKGEVADVKSQLRNLAGSRAPGVDDSKRELFKKVISYMTIGIDVSSVFGEMVMCSATSDIVLKKMCYLYVGNYAKVNPDLALLTINFLQRDCKDEDPMIRGLALRSLCSLRVTNLVEYLVGPLGAGLKDNNSYVRMIAVMGVLKLYHISASTCVDADFPTTLKHLLLNDRDTQVVANCLSALQEIWSLEGSASEEVSREREILLSKPVIYYLLNRIREFSEWAQCLVLELVAKYVPAHPNEIFDVMNLLEDRLQHANGAVVLATTKVFLQLTLSMTDVHQQVYERIKAPLLTLVSSGSPEQSYAVLSHLHLLVMRAPFIFSSDYKHFYCQYNEPSYVKKLKLEMLTAVANESNTYEIVTELCEYAANVDIPIARESIRAVGKIALQQYDVNAIVDRLLQFLEMEKDYVTAEALVLVKDLLRKYPQWSQDCIAVVGNISSKNVQEPKAKAALIWMLGEYSHEMHDAPYILEGLIENWEDEHSAEVRLHLLTAVMKCFFKRPPETQKSLGAALAAGLADFHQDVHDRALFYYRLLQYNISVAERVVNPPKQAVSVFADTQSSEIKDRIFDEFNSLSVVYQKPSYMFTYKEHRGPFEFSDEIGNVSIGTESTDTVVPHRVEANDKDLLLSTSEKEETRGLNNSSYAYSAPSYDASSLSVPTSQLSELAISNPSVSGNVPQSSFAIDDLLGLGLPTAPAPAPSPPPLKLNPKAVLDPTTFQQKWRQLPISLSQEYSINPQGVAALTTPQALQRHMQGQSIHCIASGGQSPNFKFFFFAQKAEESSTFLIECIVNTSSAKAQIKFKADDQNATQPFSSVFQSALSKFGMP, encoded by the exons ATGGCTCCTCCGGCGCAGGCTCAGCGATCTTCCTCGCCGTCTCAGCCTTCTGG AAAAGGCGAAGTTGCTGATGTGAAATCGCAGCTCCGGAATCTTGCTGGCAGCCGAGCTCCGGGAGTTGATGATTCAAAGAGGGAGCTTTTCAAGAAGGTTATCTCTTACATGACGATTGGCATTGATGTCTCGTCTGTTTTTGGAGAGATGGTGATGTGCTCAGCAACGTCGGATATAGTTTTGAAGAAAATGTGTTACCTTTATGTTGGGAATTACGCAAAGGTCAATCCGGACCTTGCACTTTTGACGATCAATTTTCTTCAAAGAGATTGCAAGGATGAGGACCCGATGATCCGAGGGCTTGCATTGAGGAGCTTGTGTTCCCTACGAGTGACAAACCTCGTGGAGTATTTGGTGGGGCCTTTAGGTGCAGGTTTGAAGGACAATAATAGTTATGTGAGGATGATAGCAGTTATGGGGGTTCTGAAGTTATATCATATATCGGCCTCAACTTGTGTTGATGCAGATTTTCCAACAACGCTTAAGCATTTGTTGCTTAACGACCGAGATACTCAG GTGGTTGCAAATTGTTTGTCTGCCCTACAAGAGATTTGGAGCTTAGAAGGAAGTGCGTCTGAAGAAGTATCCAGGGAAAGAGAAATTTTGCTTAGCAAGCCAGTTATATACTATCTTTTGAACCG GATTAGGGAGTTTAGTGAATGGGCACAGTGTCTGGTGCTTGAGCTGGTAGCTAAGTATGTACCTGCACATCCCAATGAGATATTTGATGTCATGAATCTGCTCGAGGATAGACTTCAGCATGCAAATGGTGCTGTTGTCTTAGCAACCACTAAAGTATTTCTTCAATTGACTCTGTCAATGACTGATGTTCATCAGCAG GTATATGAACGTATTAAAGCTCCTCTCCTGACCTTAGTGAGTTCAGGAAGTCCAGAGCAATCTTATGCGGTTCTAAGCCATCTGCATCTTTTGGTGATGCGTGCACCTTTCATATTTTCTTCAGATTATAAACACTTTTATTGCCAGTACAATGAGCCATCTTATGTTAAAAAGTTGAAGCTTGAGATGTTGACTGCGGTGGCAAATGAGAGTAACACTTATGAAATCG TGACGGAATTATGTGAATATGCTGCAAATGTTGATATTCCCATTGCAAGAGAGTCGATTCGTGCAGTTGGGAAAATAGCTCTACAACAGTATGACGTGAATGCAATTGTTGACCGACTTCTTCAATTTCTGGAGATGGAAAAGGACTATGTAACTGCTGAAGCTCTG GTTCTTGTAAAAGATCTGCTGAGGAAATATCCACAATGGAGTCAGGATTGTATTGCGGTTGTTGGGAACATCAGCAGCAAAAATGTTCAAGAACCCAAGGCCAAGGCAGCTCTTATATGGATGCTGGGGGAGTATTCTCACGAAATGCATGATGCACCTTATATTTTAGAGGGTTTGATTGAAAATTGGGAAGATGAGCATTCCGCTGAG GTTCGTTTACATCTACTCACAGCAGTAATGAAGTGTTTTTTTAAGAGGCCGCCTGAGACTCAAAAATCCTTGGGAGCTGCACTGGCTGCAGGTCTTGCTGATTTTCATCAG GATGTTCATGATCGAGCCTTATTCTACTACAGGCTTTTGCAATATAACATAAGTGTAGCAGAACGAGTGGTGAACCCTCCAAAGCAAGCTGTTTCTGTCTTTGCTGATACCCAGAGCAGTGAAATCAAAGATCGGATATTCGACGAATTTAACAGTTTGTCTGTGGTATATCAAAAG CCATCCTACATGTTTACTTATAAGGAACACAGAGGACCGTTTGAGTTTTCAGATGAAATTGGAAATGTATCTATTGGGACAGAATCTACAGATACTGTTGTTCCTCATAGAGTCGAAGCTAATGATAAAGATCTGCTATTAAGTACTTCAGAGAAGGAGGAGACAAGAGGTCTCAATAATAGTTCTTATGCATATAGTGCTCCTTCATACGATGCTTCGTCTTTGTCTGTTCCCACTTCTCAACTGTCGGAGTTGGCAATTTCAAACCCTAGCGTGTCTGGAAATGTTCCGCAGTCTAGCTTTGCAATTGATGATCTCCTTGGCTTGGGACTACCTACTGCACCTGCACCTGCACCTTCACCTCCTCCATTGAAGCTTAATCCAAAAGCTGTCTTAGATCCAACAACTTTTCAGCAGAAGTGGCGCCAACTGCCGATATCTTTATCACAG GAGTATTCTATTAATCCTCAAGGAGTTGCAGCATTGACAACGCCTCAAGCTCTCCAACGGCATATGCAAGGCCAATCCATCCACTGCATTGCATCCGGTGGTCAATCCCCCAActtcaagtttttcttcttcGCACAAAAGGCAGAAGAATCTTCTACATTTTTGATAGAGTGTATAGTCAACACATCATCCGCCAAAGCTCAAATAAAGTTTAAAGCCGATGATCAAAATGCAACTCAACCCTTTTCATCCGTGTTCCAGTCTGCCTTGTCCAAGTTCGGCATGCCATGA
- the LOC126633306 gene encoding GTP-binding protein At2g22870-like, whose translation MVLLHLPRTHISLSTHFSLFPKPKIPAFATATTLPPILTSALFSAPKSTLSVSEPIPISELPEPLIEPPQEFETHIEIPLEKLFVPPETEVSYTDAGALSTRILKGSNILLSKYARNAQVEQAEFVKSSVRTEDCPSDGLPEFALVGRSNVGKSSLLNSLVRRKRLALTSKKPGKTQCINHFRINDGWYLVDLPGYGYAAAPQELRTDWVKFTKDYFLNRSTLVSVFLLIDASIPAKKIDLEYASWLGQNQIPMTLIFTKCDKRKKKRHGGKKAEENVQDFQELISGFFETVPPWIMTSSLTNQGRDEMLLHMAQLRNYWLKH comes from the exons ATGGTTCTGCTTCACCTCCCAAGAACCCACATATCCCTCTCCACCCATTTCTCTCTAttcccaaaacccaaaatcccCGCCTTCGCCACCGCTACAACTCTCCCCCCAATCCTCACCTCCGCCCTCTTCTCCGCCCCCAAATCCACCCTCTCAGTCTCCGAACCCATACCCATTTCCGAATTGCCGGAACCCCTAATCGAACCCCCTCAGGAATTCGAAACCCACATCGAAATCCCGCTCGAGAAGCTCTTCGTGCCGCCGGAAACCGAGGTGTCGTACACCGACGCCGGTGCTCTGAGCACCCGAATCTTGAAAGGGTCCAATATTCTGCTCAGTAAGTACGCCAGGAACGCTCAGGTGGAGCAGGCCGAGTTCGTGAAGAGCAGTGTGAGGACTGAGGATTGCCCCTCTGATGGTCTCCCGGAGTTTGCTCTCGTGGGTCGGTCCAATGTCGGCAAGTCCTCGCTGCTCAACTCGCTCGTGCGACGGAAGCGCCTCGCTTTGACGTCCAAGAAACCTG GGAAAACACAATGTATCAATCATTTTCGGATCAATGATGGCTGGTACCTGGTGGATTTGCCAGGCTACGG GTATGCAGCTGCACCACAGGAACTTAGAACTGACTGGGTTAAGTTTACTAAAGACTACTTCCTGAACAGGTCGACATTAGTTTCGGTTTTCCTTCTCATCGATGCCAGCATTCCTGCCAAAAAAATTGATCTGGAGTATGCTAGTTGGCTGGGTCAGAATCAG ATTCCTATGACTTTGATATTCACCAAATGTGACAAGCGGAAAAAGAAGAGGCACGGAGGGAAGAAAGCAGAAGAAAATGTGCAGGATTTCCAGGAGTTAATAAGCGGCTTCTTCGAGACCGTGCCTCCATGGATTATGACCAGCAGCCTGACCAATCAGGGTCGTGATGAGATGCTATTACATATGGCTCAGCTGCGGAACTACTGGCTGAAGCACTAG